One Sparus aurata chromosome 5, fSpaAur1.1, whole genome shotgun sequence genomic window carries:
- the LOC115581813 gene encoding chondroitin sulfate N-acetylgalactosaminyltransferase 1-like, with amino-acid sequence MFKRWLLALLARVGLIVLGLCCCLSLFYLLACKPTSHTSQQSLLWSGGTTSKEGYMALLQEREDSHKHYINSLTKQIAQLKEALQDRTQQLQESLDKAKTKGILPQGLESLHKTSTQTDLKEFFRSQLNQAEVNSGVKLPSEYAVIPFDMFTLRRVYQLETGLTRHPEERPVRRDCRDELIGTVETALHVLNGPTQHADNIRRKRTYSPADFVEGLTRTERDRGTVYELVFKGDGPRDFTQLVLFRPFGPVLKVKSESLDTRSVLINIIVPLSKRADAFRQFINNFREVCIQQDGRVHLTVVYFGRDQIDQVKAMLDQTTRETRFRSFTLIQMNEEFSRGRGLDVGARAWRRSHNVLLFFCDVDIHFTADFLTSCRLNAEPGKKVYYPVLFSQYNPAIIYHNHTLLPTLQQQLVMRKETGFWRDFGFGMTCQYRSDFLNIGGFDRHIKGWGLEDVHLYRKYLHSKLMVIRSPSRGLFHLWHEKTCADELPPDKYKMCMQTKAMSEASHGQLGELFFQREIKLHLNSQLQRRGET; translated from the exons ATGTTTAAACGGTGGCTTCTAGCCCTGTTGGCCCGAGTGGGCCTCATTGTGTTgggcctctgctgctgcctgtcccTGTTCTACCTCTTGGCCTGTAAACCGACGTCTCACACCAGCCAGCAGTCTCTGCTGTGGTCCGGAGGCACCACCAGCAAGGAGGGATACATGGCCTTGTtgcaggagagggaggactcTCACAAACATTACATCAACAGCCTGACGAAGCAGATAGCCCAGCTGAAGGAGGCTCTCCAGGACAGGacacagcagctccaggagTCCCTGGATAAAGCTAAAACTAAAGGGATCCTGCCTCAGGGTCTGGAGAGTCTGCACAAAACCTCGACACAGACTGACCTCAAG GAGTTCTTCCGCTCCCAGCTGAACCAGGCGGAGGTGAACTCAGGTGTTAAGCTGCCCAGCGAATATGCAGTGATTCCTTTTGACATGTTCACCCTGCGGAG ggtGTACCAGCTGGAGACGGGGCTGACCAGGCACCCAGAGGAGAGGCCTGTGAGGAGAGACTGCAGGGACGAGCTGATAGGCACAGTGGAAACGGCTCTGCACGTCCTGAACGGACCTACGCAGCACGCAGACAACATCAGGCGGAAAAGAACTTACTCCCCTGCAGATTTCGTAGAAG ggTTGACTCGTACGGAGCGGGACAGAGGAACCGTCTACGAGCTGGTGTTTAAAGGCGACGGCCCGCGGGACTTCACTCAGCTCGTGCTCTTCAGGCCGTTCGGTCCCGTGTTGAAGGTGAAGAGCGAGAGTCTGGACACGCGCAGCGTCCTCATCAACATCATTGTGCCTCTTTCCAAGAGGGCGGATGCATTCAGGCAGTTCATCAACAACTTCAG AGAAGTTTGCATCCAGCAGGACGGCCGGGTTCATCTCACTGTGGTCTACTTTGGTCGAGATCAGATTGACCAGGTGAAAGCCATGCTTGACCAAACCACCAG AGAGACCCGGTTCAGGAGCTTCACTCTGATCCAGATGAATGAGGAGTTCTCCCGCGGGCGGGGCTTGGACGTGGGGGCCAGGGCGTGGAGGCGGAGCCACAACGtgctgctcttcttctgtgATGTCGACATCCACTTCACCGCTGACTTCTTGACCTCCTGCCGTCTCAACGCGGAGCCTG GTAAGAAAGTGTATTATCCGGTGCTCTTCAGCCAGTACAACCCAGCTATCATCTACCATAATCACACTCTTCTACCCACTCTTCAACAACAACTg GTGATGAGGAAGGAAACTGGATTCTGGAGGGACTTTGGGTTTGGCATGACATGCCAGTACAGGTCTGATTTCCTCAACATAG GGGGTTTTGACCGACACATTAAAGGTTGGGGGTTGGAGGACGTGCACCTGTACAGGAAGTACCTCCACAGCAAGCTGATGGTGATTCGCTCTCCGTCTCGTGGCCTTTTCCACCTGTGGCACGAGAAGACCTGCGCGGATGAGCTTCCTCCGGACAAGTACAAGATGTGCATGCAGACCAAAGCCATGAGCGAAGCCTCGCACGGCCAGCTGGGGGAGCTGTTCTTCCAGCGAGAGATCAAGCTCCATTTGAactcccagctgcagaggagaggagaaacatAG
- the rnf122 gene encoding RING finger protein 122 isoform X2 → MHPFQWCNGCFCGLGLVYSNKSCTMPPITFQDLPLNIYMVIFGTGIFVFILSLIFCCYFISKLRHQAQSERFGYREVVLKGDPKKLSLHGTCAVCLEDFKVKDELGVLPCQHAFHRKCLVKWLEVRCVCPMCNKPIAGPPEQHHSIGTLLDELV, encoded by the exons GGTGCTTCTGTGGTCTTGGACTGGTTTACTCCAACAAGTCGTGCACCATGCCGCCCATCACCTTCCAGGACCTGCCCCTCAATATCTACATGGTCATCTTCGGGACAGGCATCTTTGTCTTCATCCTGAGCCTCATCTTCTGCTGTTACTTCATCAG CAAACTACGACACCAAGCCCAGAGTGAGCGGTTTGGATACAGAGAG GTGGTTTTAAAAGGAGATCCAAAAAAGTTGAGTCTTCATGGG ACGTGCGCCGTGTGTCTCGAGGACTTCAAAGTGAAAGACGAGCTGGGAGTGTTGCCATGCCAACATGCCTTCCACAGGAA GTGTCTGGTAAAGTGGCTGGAGGTGCGCTGTGTCTGCCCCATGTGCAACAAACCCATAGCCGGCCCCCCTGAGCAGCACCACAGCATAGGGACTCTGCTGGATGAACTGGTGTAA
- the rnf122 gene encoding RING finger protein 122 isoform X1, with translation MHPFQWCNGCFCGLGLVYSNKSCTMPPITFQDLPLNIYMVIFGTGIFVFILSLIFCCYFISKLRHQAQSERFGYREVVLKGDPKKLSLHGQTCAVCLEDFKVKDELGVLPCQHAFHRKCLVKWLEVRCVCPMCNKPIAGPPEQHHSIGTLLDELV, from the exons GGTGCTTCTGTGGTCTTGGACTGGTTTACTCCAACAAGTCGTGCACCATGCCGCCCATCACCTTCCAGGACCTGCCCCTCAATATCTACATGGTCATCTTCGGGACAGGCATCTTTGTCTTCATCCTGAGCCTCATCTTCTGCTGTTACTTCATCAG CAAACTACGACACCAAGCCCAGAGTGAGCGGTTTGGATACAGAGAG GTGGTTTTAAAAGGAGATCCAAAAAAGTTGAGTCTTCATGGG CAGACGTGCGCCGTGTGTCTCGAGGACTTCAAAGTGAAAGACGAGCTGGGAGTGTTGCCATGCCAACATGCCTTCCACAGGAA GTGTCTGGTAAAGTGGCTGGAGGTGCGCTGTGTCTGCCCCATGTGCAACAAACCCATAGCCGGCCCCCCTGAGCAGCACCACAGCATAGGGACTCTGCTGGATGAACTGGTGTAA